The following are from one region of the Streptomyces fradiae genome:
- a CDS encoding Lrp/AsnC family transcriptional regulator, with translation MEELDRQIVELLVKDGRMSYTDLGKATGLSTSAVHQRVRRLEQRGVIRGYAAVVDPEAVGLPLTAFISVKPFDPSAPDDTPDRLADIPEIEACHSVAGEENYILKVRVATPLELEHLLSRIRSQAHVSSRTTVVLSTPYEARPPRI, from the coding sequence ATGGAGGAGCTGGATCGTCAGATCGTCGAGTTGCTCGTCAAGGACGGGCGCATGAGCTACACCGACCTGGGCAAGGCCACCGGCCTGTCCACCTCGGCTGTGCATCAGCGCGTCCGCCGCCTCGAGCAGCGCGGTGTCATCCGCGGCTATGCCGCCGTCGTCGACCCGGAGGCCGTCGGTCTGCCGCTCACCGCCTTCATCTCGGTGAAACCCTTCGACCCCAGCGCCCCCGACGACACCCCCGACCGGCTCGCCGACATCCCCGAGATCGAGGCCTGCCACAGCGTCGCCGGCGAGGAGAACTACATCCTCAAGGTGCGCGTCGCCACCCCGCTGGAGCTGGAGCACCTGCTCAGCCGCATCCGCTCCCAGGCCCATGTCTCCAGCCGCACCACGGTCGTGCTCTCCACCCCGTACGAGGCCCGCCCGCCCCGTATCTAG